The stretch of DNA tcaaggctacatgaaagtagctcgccataaCAGCGTTGTTACCACCAGCTGATGTGATGGCGGTAatgtacacctgcaggaattccgatggattagtggtaccgtcgtacttctccggcaggtgcgggcgaaacttggacggccatgccaccgcgcggaggtgatccgccAACGCAGTgcaacccaccccagccaccggggtgcctgcctgtatccgggcgtttccCGGAGGCATGGGTGCCGCTgtatccaagtcggcgttgaggttgcggccctcaatattgaggcggcgttctcgcgccctttccacggagatgcgggcgtcctcagcCGCGTGCCTGCGGTtaagctccgcccgcaggtcttctgttcatGCACCCCTTACCATGGGGAGCGCAtggacgccgacgcaccgccctggcgccggtggtagggtaccaccgcattgccaggcggagttcgttgcccagtccttgcagaactgggggaggcctgagccagatggaggagacggtcaacgtcatcccgccactgccccagggcgtctggcgaggctgcaacAGCCGGAGGGTTgtgaagcaactccctagctgccgccagtgctccgccgctcgtagcttgtgagggggcccttgacgggcgccctgactcttgctgacgtgcagcgcgcgccgctgccgacggtggctgctccacaggcacggttgcccctggcgcaggaacgcgagaggcgtgtgacgcggatgacgccacaccctccgtcatctccatgtcgtcgtcgcggtgggagtgctcaaccacctgaaccatggagatggagaagaGATGAGCTAAAGCTAGCTAAAgcacccctacctggcgtgccaaatgtcgtggtgtacAAACCCACAGctgggtggtgtagtgcacccgactaaacccagagggtgagtactcgggggttagctgagattagcccaatctcggtggaagaacgcgatgaacacaacaggtttagagtggttcgggccgccggagtgtaataccctacgtcaactgtatgttgtattgcttgcgctctcaagaggttgagagcagggttgttcggagtgaaaccgagcttgtgttgtgagagtcTTGGCCTTAGCTgaagtgtgcagcgagcgcctcccttttatatctcaagggaggcgcgtacatggccgttgagtccccgacaggtgggcccaacgatgtagtataaaatgacatactgtacagacattatggcattgcaggcgacggagatctcattcctggatttccttgctctgcctgTCGGAATCATCCGTCCGGCAtggccatgccctgtcttgtcgaaacggtgccagggtgtagcttgcggcgttgcctgcagcgtagctgaacgggccgtgcagcttgcggcgtaggcggtatgatgaaaaggtgttgtgccatcgtatccatttaatgcggcagacgggctctgcgcagatacggcgcatgcggctgcactgtgtacctcggtaatatgcggtctacagtgaggcctgacaaaggctgccccgtgtGCCGctgcggcagagcacgcctcaaccactcgcactgaatgcggtgggtgggcgagtcttctagcggaagactcgcgcacgtgcctgcgcctgcgggacacgtggcgcccccggaccccgccccggcggtatgttggttctacgcgcgtgggaggtccggacggacgcggggaggtctcggacccctgtggggggtccgagccctcggctgttggcgcggagcttcccctcctcagggacacgtggcgtcaccggatccgtcccagagcggggagcgggtccggggccgttggcccggtgaggtaacaGCCTAACCCGCGGGgaccggctgctccgccccttttggcgtagttatggatgactacgcgagtcctatcttactgcagtaggagtgggtatccctgctacagggtaccgacacaccGGCCCGTCGTCCTTGTCTGTAATGATATTGACAGATGGACCATGGGAATGTTGCACCATAGAGAGGTTCTAGGGATTATTAGAACCATCTACTATTCTAGGGTTTGACAATATATAGCTGGTAAGATTGATAATTATCCAGGCGTCCACACACAGATTTTCGCCCACGCGTACATTGTTGTGTACGACATATGTAAAATCATGAACGCCTATATATACTAATGTGTCGGTTGACATTGTGCATAGCCTTCCATCACCAACTGGTTTCAAGTTTTAACCAACGACAGCGGAAAAGTCCTTAACCAATCGATTCTGTCAGCTCTCGGACTATCTACAAGATCCGcacatttttaaaaaaagaaataggAGCACCACTCAATCTTATAAGAAGAGAAGCATGCTTAGCGTAGTTGTATAACAACATAATCCAAAAATTATCATCATTACTGGCCTAGAGCACAAGATACAAATAAAGTCTAATAAAGATAATATCTTACATTCTGCTATCTCTGTCGTCCTTACACCACTGACTTTTTGTTCAAACTTCAATCAACAATATTTACTTTCTCAATTAGTTAAGTAATGTGAAATAAGTGACACTACATTTATCATCAAGAATATACATATAAATATGGAAaaatatcaggtgcaaaccaaccaaCATATCATCTATTTGCATAAATAAAAAGTGAAAACTAATGTCAAACGAATAACGGTAAAAAGTAAACAGAGCCTTATATTAATGTATATTTAGATGCATAACAAAAATTATGAATCTATATTTACCAAAATGATCTACAATTTGGAATCGAGGGCTTACATTTTAATCTATACAATCTCTCACTCACAGTAAACCCTATATAACAGTGCATGCACATGAGTCATGAGTCATGACACACATAGCAGTATTACTAGTACATGAAAATAACTCCTCTTTGTCTTTGCCATCTCCCTCTAGAGCCTGGTTCTCAACTTCTCATGGCATGTATGGCGTGGCAGAGGTGAGAGAAAAAAGCCCCACAACCCCCGTCGTCTAGCTCGCTGCCTAGCCACAACTGCGGCTGCCACTGTCCCTCCCTCATTGTTGACCAGGAATTCCCAAAACACCCCCACCCTCGCACACTCTCTCCTCTGCctatatctctctctctctccctcgctcccACCGGCCCCTCTCCTCACCAACCAAGCGAaggcactctctctctctctctctctctctctctctctctctctctctctctctctcatcccgTCTTCTCCCTggcctctctcctcttctctctctctattaGTTCCCAAatcgcagcagcagcaacaacagatCCAATACATACTAGGTTCCATTGCATCACACATCAGTCACCCAAACCATCAAATCACACAggcgaggagagagagagtggggggggggcggggaggGAGTGGGGGAGAGGAGGAAGCAGATGAGAGAGAGATGCTGCTACTAAAGCAGCAGCCCATCTATCCATAAATCAGGTAGCTCGCCAGCAATCGCGTGCCGCCTTTCCACTCACGTACACCGCCTCTCAGCTCGGCTCGGTTGGTTCGTTGCCGCGTCAAATCGGGGCAAAGCGGAGCCAGTCATCCTGTTGCTTCGCGTGCTCCGCTGTTGCTTGCACCGCGCGTACCTTCAGGAACTCAGGAAGGAGAGGCAGCGATCGATCGGTCGGCCGGTCGGTGGTTGTCGTCGGCGCCCGGcatgtcgtcctcctcgtcgtcgtcctccgccgccgccgtgttccctccctccccgccgccgctgctggtggAGAACCTCCCGCCGCTGCACCAGCTCAcgccggtggccgcggcgccgccggccgccgagcAGCTCTGCTACGTGCACTGCCACTTCTGCGACACCGTCCTCGTCGTCCGTGATCGAACCCCTGCTCTCGATCTCTTTATTTCTCTCAATATATACACATACAGCTCTCCTCCGGCCGTGTTATATCTGAATCTCAAAAGATTTTACAAGCTAAGCGTGAGGGCGTGCGTGGGTGCAGGTGAGCGTGCCGACGAGCAGCCTGTTCAAGACGGTGACGGTGCGGTGCGGCCACTGCAGCAGCCTTCTCACCGTCAACATGAGGGGGCTCCTCTTCCCGGgcacgccgacgacgacgaacaccgccgcctccgccacaccAACTGAAGTCACCAGCACTACCACCACCATcaccacggcgccgccgccgcccgcctcgtcGGCCAACAACGGCCAGTTCCACTTCCCCCACCCGCTCAACCTGGCACCCAACCCTCCCCACCAATCCCTCCTGGTACGCGGCGCCACGTCCCGGCCGGAGCTAGCTAGCTCCGATCTCGCGCATATCGCATGCCTAATCCTCCGCCCGCGTACATGCAGGACGAGATATCGAGCGCGAACCCGAGCCTGCAGCTGCTGGAGCAGCACGGTCTCGGCGGCCTGATCCCCGGCGGcaggaacgccgccgcgccgccgcccccgccgccgctggccgcggcGGGGAATAATAAAGGGGCCAAGCAGGAGGCGTCGCCGCGCGCTAACCCCGTCGTCAACAGACGTAAGCCCCGCGCCTAAATCTTCCATGCACGTCGCTAAGCTCTCCCTTCGTTGTTTCTTTTCGCCATTATTGGATCGTCCAAGCTTTCCTCGTTTTCTCGAGAGAGATCGATCGATCATAcaaacatacatacatacatagagATCAGCTTGGCCACGACGAAGTTGAGGTGAAGCCGTCGAACTCATCTTCTAGCTAGCTCCGTGCCCCCTCTTGCTGACCAGATCAGTGACGAGCACTGAGCACACGTACCGCCGGATGCGTATGGCTGGCTTGTGGATGGCCGCCGCGCCTAGCTAGCTAGGTGTGTCGTTGTACATGTCGCATCAATAAGTGCGGGACGCCCAGTCGCCCACACCTTCTCTTTCAACTGTCCAGGAGACGGCGAGCCATGCCATCTTTTTTGTTTCCTTCTCGAGCTCTTTTCACTGTGAGGAGGACACCGGCCGGCGAGCAGTGGGTGCCGGCGTGCCGCCACGGCGTGCTACATACACTGCTCGCTCTACCTGCGCTCGGGTAGACCAGGCCAGCAGGGCGCGCGCCGAGAGGTCGGCCCAGCGCGCATGCTGTGCCTGTGCGTGCTCCATGCGGCGGCATGCTCTTGACTGTGCGGCTAACAGGCTTGTTTTCGCCTCGTGTCTGTGTGTGCAGCTCCGGAGAAGAGGCAGCGCGTGCCGTCGGCGTACAACCGCTTCATCAAGTGAGTGTGCCAGTAACTATCTTCTACATTTTTCATCATGCTGTGCGTTGCAGTAAGTCACGACTCACGACCGGCGGTGGCTCTTTCGGTCACGGCAATGCATGCCGCCTCGGTGGCCGCATCCGGCCGGGGGCCGGGCCGGGGTGCAgaggcaagaacttttgcagacgcagagagagagacctgcttgtttttgcgctctctctctctctctctctctctctccagtctACACacgcgcagagagagagagagagcgagagagagagaggtgtcgGCACTCGTTAATGAGACACGGCAAATGATGCATCGGTGATTGCAAATAATGCGAGTGTCGTGCTACGCCAAGATCGATATATATATAGCTGCCTGCTGATCATATGTGCATCGATCTGACGTCTccctttcctcttttctttttctggctCTTCCTCGGGGCCGGGGAATGCGATTGCAGGGACGAAATCCAACGCATCAAGGCTGGCAATCCCGACATCTCGCACAGGGAGGCCTTCAGCGCGGCGGCCAAGAACGTCAGTGCGGTTTCCCTCCTCTTCTCTAGACTACGATCCTTCTCCTTCTTTCtcaatttcttctcttttttttgaaaagatttctCAATTTCTTCTCAACCTCTCTAGCTAGGGTTTTGCTCAAGCGCGGTTGGTTACTGTGCAAGCAAGCGTGCATTCCTAGGATTTCCCGATCTTTCAAAATCGCATGATACGGCTCCACGCATCCCCCTTTCTGAATCCTTTGTTTGGTGTGGTGGTTTTGTTTGTTGCTGCAGTGGGCGCACTTTCCGCATATCCACTTTGGACTCATGCCGGATCACCAGCAGGGGCTCAAGAAGACAAGCCTGCTACCTCAGGTGATAAACAGATCCAACCTTAGCTTGTCAATGCATACTTTGGCTAATAccatttcccttttttttcaagGTTCAAATTAGAGTGTGAAAACAaatgtatttttttatatataagtGATTTTTTATGACAAAATGGAAACGGGTTTTGATATCTCACATGTTCTGGGAAAGGATAAGAAGGATTATATATAGTAGCATTTATTTGTTTTCATGGTTTTTGGATGATGCAGCGTTGAAAATTACTACTTTTAGAAATTTATGTTACCAAAATTATTCTAGGACATGAAATACAAAATGGGAATTGTAGAGTTTTCAAACTATCCATAGGTATATATTACTAGCAGCACAAATCGTCTCCTATTTTTTCCCCCTTAGATTAATCGAGCTTAAAAACTGGGATAGACGGTATGATGTGGGTGAAAAGGAACTGGTTCAAACTGGGTGGTCTCAAGCCAATTGTAATGAAACCACAATGTCTGGTGGCCATTTTTTAGCAATGAAATCTACCAATCTTGCTTTGGTAGTATAGAGTTATAGAACTTCTCTCGTAGATTCAAACTTGCATTGGCTCTTCTTTTATTCTTACCTGTCTATATTCTCTGTTTGTTGGTTGAGTCACCTTTCAAAATTGAGACGTGTGTGCAAGACACACATTTTCGTATAAACATAAGTAGGTCGGGTTTTATAATAATtattatacatatatatacccctccattCACAAATACTTGACTTTTTGGATACGACCTAGTCAAACTTTAGAAACTTTGGCTATCAATGAATTTTGAAATACTTATTTAGGAAAAATGAAAGGCACTTGTATATACTTGTAAATAATATTATTAATCCCACAAATCATTGGATTTCATTATAGCATTTTGATATATAAAATAGTGGGTGCCATCATTTTCAAGATGTACAACTTTTTTTTAATGAGAAGGAGCATTTTGCTTGAAGGATGATCTATATAAATGGTGTGAATAGGAGTTAGTAGTAGGGAGAGTAAAGCATGCATGCATTTCCATGTTGATGAAAACGAATCAGGGTGAATATAATCATTTAAATTAAGTGATATTTTATTTGTGCTTCTGGCTTTACCTGCAGGATCATCACCAGAGAAAGGACGGGCTCCTAATAAAGGACGGGCTCTACGCGGCGGCagccgctgccgcggcggctgcggccaaCATGGGGGTTGCTCCATACTAATTACTCAAGCTTAGCTGCTAGCGAGTTGCTGCTGTTTACCTAGCTGCCGAGACTCTCCTTTAACTTCTGGCTCCTGTGAACAGCCAAGCTATATATCTATCTAGGGCTTACTCGATCGATCCCTCTCTTGTTAATCTGTGCTATAGCTCTCGCTGTTGGAATCAAGCACTACCTGCAATGCAGGCAGGGGTTGATCGATCGAGCTGTTCATCGCCTGCATGGTCAATTATCCTGCTCTAGTGTCTCTGTTTTGCCGTTGATTAATTATGTCATGGATGAACACCCCTTTTGCCTccccctttcttttctttccccttCTGTTTAGCTGCTAGTGCATGCGGCTGCTTACACTGTGCTAGCACCAGAGCCCGGGCTACCAGTCGCTAGCTTTATCCATCCTGCGCTCTGATCTTTACtgtgtctttttttcctcctcttcttttttAGTACCAGTTTATCCTTTGTTTTTGTTCTTGGCCCCCTGTCGAGTAAAGGGAGGCCAGGGTCGCCACGGGCTCGCCCTGTCTGGAATCCTCCTGCCGCCCAGAGACCGCCGGTCTTTGGCTCCTTGCATTGCCCCCTGGCCCCTGGCTCGCTTGGTGTGGTGCTGTTCGTTGCTGTACGCATGCTGCGGCCGCTGGGATTCAATTCAAACGCGCCCAACCCAGGCCCCAGGGCCAGGCCCGCTCTGTCCTGTGCGAGCACGCATACGCAGTGGCGCCTCCAGTCGATAGCAGTGGACAGTAGTGTGCGGCATCGACCGAGACCGACCTGCGCGTTTCGAGCTCGGTGTTCCTTGCATTTTCGCCTTCGAATTCGTCTCCCTTTGCGCCCCTCCGGACCAACAGCAGggccgcgcgcgggcgcggcgcactcctgctgctgccctgCACGCACGGCGTACGTACTGGTCCTGGCCTCCGAGCCCCCGGCCGCGGCCATGTCTAATTTTGCTGCgatcgccggctcgccgccgcgccgagcgcaAGAAGatggggccggcggcgagcggtaaTTAtggacgccggccggccgccgcggataATGAAGCGGAGTGCGGGACTAGTGGGCGGCGCACGGGTGGATCGGCGGCCGGCCGAGGCTGCATGCGAGCGATTGGGTTGTTACGTTAAAGTTGGCGCCCAAAGCGGCGGCAGCAGGCTAGGTACGGGGGAGAGCTTTCAACGGCGCGTTCCCGGTGGCTGCGTTGTGCGTGCCGGTTCTGgggggccgcgccggcgccgccccgccgttCCGGGGCACGAGGGCCAGCCGCTGTTTGGTTTGACGAGGGGAATTTGCCAACAGGGGAAAGTGCCGGGGGCGTGGGCGTGGCGGGCGGTACTACGAGTATGTTCGTGCAGTGTAGACGCCGGCGGGAATTCTCGACCGGTGGACATGACGGATCGAGGTAACATGGAAAGCCGGCTACTCCACAACAGTCCAAAGTCCAAGCAGACCACCTTTTCGGTCACGGGGCACACGCATGCGAAGCCTAGCTCGATGTGCTGCAAAGCAACGCGTTGCCGTTACCTGAAGGGGCATTGGAATCGAACACGCGCACGCGGCAGGCTGGCACTGCAGGCCGAGGCGTTGGTGTCTCGATGCGGCCGGCGCAAGGTGACCGCCAGGCCGGGCGGCCATGGGCGTGCAGCATACTCGCCGCCGGGCTTCCGGTTTTGCACCGGCCGCAACGCGCACGTGGCCCGTGCCGCAAGGGAGTGGTGCCAGACTGAACCTGCTGCTGCGCCTGCGCGGAACGGCCACACAGCCGCGGCGCACCACGCACACAGCACGCACCGCGGCCAGGGGCAAGCCGTGCCACACCACACGCCGCGCGGGGCTCCGGCGTTTGCGCcgcgggtgccgccgccgccgcgtggtgCGCGTGTTCCTCGCGGATCTgcggccgggccggcggcggtggcccagAAAGCCCCAATGTCCACGGGGCCGCCAGTGTTGTTGGGTGGGCCTCGCGCATGCACGCACTTTTGCCCGCAGATCCGCATGCTTAGATTAGATGGGCTTAGCTGAAAAGGATGTCAAATGTCATGGCCCAACCTCTCTCTGTATCCTCCGATCCGGCCCGACACGCCGCGCCCATCCAACAAACGCCCGCGAGCTGCAGGATCAGGAGTTCAGATCGTCCGCGGTCGCCGCAGGTTACTCGAATCCGGATCTACTCCAACACCGCTCGGAGCGGAGACCCTGCCACGCGAAACGCAAGCACAGGCTAGTGCTCAGAGAGTGGGGCGAATAGTAGCATTAGCTTCCGATCTGGGCGtcccgcgccctcgccggcaGAAAGATTCGGAGGGAGCCGGCGAGAAAACGGAGCCGGGAACAAATCGGCGtcctggattttttttttcgagcAATATCGGGGGATCCCCACCTACCATTAACTTGAAACTTCATAGTTACAAAAAGATTCCTAGCATCCCAGGAAGAGAGTTACATGAGAGGAAATTAGAGGACAGAGGTTGCAGGAGAGAAGATTTCAAGACATAGTTACAAATTGGTCTAGCCACGTTCTCCACTCACGTACATACGGCAAGTTTCTCTTGTATCTGCCCATCCAGCTGTCGATGTTCCTGGCGACGCGGTTGATAATGTCCTGAGAACTCGAGTCCGTTTGATCGAAGATAGCAGCATTCCTGGACTTCCATAAGTGCCAGAGGATCTGGAGGACAATGTCAAGCCGCACATTCTTAGGGAGAGGAGTACTGACTCCTATATCCCAAGGGCGTTGCACAAGGCTACCAGGCACAGAGAAACCCAGGCTAGCCCAAACATCGCGCGCCCTGCGGCATTCAGAGAAGATGTGAGCATCAGTTTCCAGCACGCCAGTGCAATGTTCGCACCAGGATTCTTCCAGTGTCTTGATGTTTCTGTAGTGCAAGTAGGCGCGTGTGTTGAGGCGCCCACGGCTAAGCAGCCAGGCGAAGAACTTGACTTTAGTGGGGAGTTTGGTAGACCAAATCTTCAGCACGTCCACAGCAGGCGCCCCTTCCTGCATGGCTCTGTACGCCCCCCGCGTGTTGAAAAGCTCCCGGTCTGATGCATGAAGAAGGCGCGTTTCCGGGCCCTCGCCAAGTTCCGCCTGCTCTAGGCAGCTTTGAAGGACGCTCTCATCAGCCCTAGCAGCGTTGGTGAGTCGTGGTCGCAGATGTGCATGGAGGCCAACATCCAAAACAGCTCGGACAGCGAGATCCCGTCTTAGGACATGAGAGTAAAGAGCGGGGAACACGTCGCACAGCGGAGTGTTGAAGAGCCAGCGATCATGCCAGAAGGAGGTGCGATCCCCAGTTCCCACGCACACCCTCGTCAGGTCTTGGTAGCGCTGCAGCTCGTGGGAGATGAGTTTGCCAAGATAAGAGTCCCGGGCCGCCTCCCTGCTGAGATCCGAGTGGGAGAGGAACCATTGTTTCCAGGGGAGCGGCTCGGGGTCATGGAGTTTGTGCACGAACTTCAGGAGGAGGCAGTGATTCATATCAGTGAGATTTTTGACACCGAGGCCACCAAACTCTTTGGGCTGGCACACGCCCGTCCAAGCCACCAGGCAGCTCGAACCATGGCACTGTTCCTCACTAGTCCAGAGAAAGGCTCGACGCTTGGCATCGAGAGCTTCCACGACCTTCTTTGGGAGCAGGATAGAGGACATGTAGTATATGGGCAAGCTACCGAGCACAGAGTTGACCAGCACAATTCGGCCACCAGTGCTAAGTAGCCTCGCTTTCCATCCCGCAAGGTAGCGATCAAAAGAGAGCAGGAGGGGCTGGTAGTCAGCAAACTTAAGCTTGTGTGGGGAAAGGGGGAGTCCCAGATACGTTTGCGGAAAGGAAGAGACAGAGCAACCCAGGATCTCCGCCATCTCCGCAGCGGTGGTTGCATCAACATGCATAGGAAcaaaggtggatttgtgaaaGTTGATCGTCAGGCCGGTCGCGGCAGAGAAATCCTCAAGAATGCGCTTGAGCGCAGTCATGGACGCTACATCCCCTTTCATGAGAATCAACGTGTCATCCGCGTACTGAAGGACGGGGCACGAGAGCGTGGCGTCGATGGGATGTTGCAGCTCCCCTCGCTCAACGCCGCATCGGATGAGTCGCTGAAGGACGTCCGCCACGATGATGAAGAGGTACGGGGAGAGGGGATCACCCTGACGGAGTCCACGCCGACAGGTGATCCAACGGCCGGGGACCCCGTTTAACATGACAGCCATTTTACCACTGGTTAGGATCTTGGAGATCCAGCTCCTCCTGTGATCATCGAACCCTCTAGCAGCTAGAATCCTGTCTAAGCTCCCCCATTCGACCGAGTCGAAGGCCTTTTTAAATCAAGCTTCAGAACCGCCGTGGGCACTTTGCGTTTGTAGCAACAGCTTAAGAGATCAGCTGCATACACGAAGTTCTCGGCAATGCTCCTCCCATGAATGAAGCCAGTCTGATCAGCGTCAATGAGGAGCGGGATGACCGGTTTCAGCCGGTTGACCATCACCTTGGTGAATAGCTTCATTGGGCAGTTCTGCAGGGAGATGGGACGGAAGGCATCGGCGGTGCGCGCGACATCCTTCTTCGGGAGCAGGACGAGCAAGGCCCTGTTGAGCGCATCCAGGTCAAGACGCCCCCATGGAAATCATGGAACAGAAGTGCGACATCCTCCCGTAGCAATGACCAGAAGTGCTTGTAAAAAGAAGGTCCAAAACCGTCCGGGCCAGGGCTCGCATGCATGTCCATCGCGAACAGAGCGGCAGTTATCTCGCTTGTAGTGAATGGGGTGGAGACGTTATGAGAGGCGAGATCTAGGGAGGGGTAGAGGTCACCGAGGTCGAAGTTCCAAGAGGTGCCCCTGGTTTTTCCCAGTAGATCCGAGTAGAAGTTGTGGAGGACAGCACTCTTGGCGCTGTGCGTCGTGGCAATGACAGTACCACACTCCAAGACAGCAATGTTGTTGCGCCGACGTCTCCCCGAAGCGGCCGCATGGAAGAAACGGGAGTTCTCATCCCATTCCACGGCAAGACGTACATAGAAGCGCTGGCGCCAGAACGCTAGCTTTTCCGCATGGATATCCTGCAGGCCTCGGATGGCAATGCACCGAAGCTTCTTCTCATTTGGCTGTAGGGCACGTTGTTCCTCAAGGAGATCAAGAGTGTTGACCAAGATGCGCGTGTCCTGCGCCCGCTGATCAATTGGGATGAGGCGTTTCGCCCAGGAGCGACAGGCACCACGGCAATGCTTGAGTTTTTGAACGAAAACCTTGCTGCTTCCTTCACGCGCAGGTCGCGCAAGCACATCGTGGATGaagtgtcccctcataagagaagacttaaatgtgatacaaagcaccagtccccaggaggctgatgccacatttattacatcagatggttcaaaatcgtacaaaccttggaggacactcgatacagataatgataataattaaccaagctacgacataacaccagaccgcaaaccacatggggtctagcacgggctcagagtattgcgacagcggaggcatctcgaacaggaccggtaccacaggcaaggttgggtgtagaacgataaccctactcggcgtcgtctggtacgaagtctgggtcttcttctgtaaaaagtaagagtggggtgagtacaaacgtactcagcaaatccaaccacacccacggaggggggttataacagaataatatgcataggtaaatcaaggataaggttacggtttaatttgcaaaaaAACGGTGTTTTATGCGGGGGTTTATTTTACagaaaccttttagaaatcagtttttgcagtaatacggagttcaggttttaaaactgctaccggactccccgtccgtcgtagcacacggcacaactgccggacacaaatccaaaacaactcacaccagcccatcccaagaaacactagttatgtgaccacaccgtaactcgcccaataccgtgggcacggctattcgaatagattcttaactctgcagaggtgtgcaactttacccacaagtaggataccacaactcaaacaccgtcgtgtcggtgtagatcccaacatagccattacccaccatagctaagcctgacttgccatcacgggatgcaccaaggggtcatcgaccgttcacttaggtatgaccgggcataagtcactcggggcttatcccttttccttagtcacccgttgctctcagctctcctgatggctatcacaccaactagtgggatttatgctacgccgttgcccattcaacggtcgagtgatttgcacgatagtggagttaggtgagatgacacaccaactcggtccttagacacgacaagatggatatctcccttcttttgccctgccacattggcacgagcacaccaaatgacaaatccgtagaaatgacatccatcccatctacactttctttacaaaacaccac from Panicum virgatum strain AP13 chromosome 9K, P.virgatum_v5, whole genome shotgun sequence encodes:
- the LOC120650561 gene encoding protein YABBY 3-like translates to MSSSSSSSSAAAVFPPSPPPLLVENLPPLHQLTPVAAAPPAAEQLCYVHCHFCDTVLVVSVPTSSLFKTVTVRCGHCSSLLTVNMRGLLFPGTPTTTNTAASATPTEVTSTTTTITTAPPPPASSANNGQFHFPHPLNLAPNPPHQSLLDEISSANPSLQLLEQHGLGGLIPGGRNAAAPPPPPPLAAAGNNKGAKQEASPRANPVVNRPPEKRQRVPSAYNRFIKDEIQRIKAGNPDISHREAFSAAAKNWAHFPHIHFGLMPDHQQGLKKTSLLPQDHHQRKDGLLIKDGLYAAAAAAAAAAANMGVAPY